A genomic stretch from Erwinia sp. E_sp_B01_1 includes:
- a CDS encoding DUF3772 domain-containing protein has protein sequence MSTLLTFLRFSLCLFALTLFSPVMAQAADDNSQQSADAPVKVNAAVELPKMQKVLDKIKQQVSGESNDSKLSALNDMALELSGDADTLMQGIIPQRAQLQAQLDVLGPAPKPESGVKETSEVTSKRKNLINQKSKMDDQVRQAEAIKSGSINLSAQIINLRRDALKTQLALNAGSIFGPRFWAPVFDTQSDDSEKVGAFVDELKDTAALSWESGWRVGTILWIISAILVATLGRRYLEEFLAWVGIHLLPEGRLRRSFLAAATAVTTLAAVVVAFNFLDLAFTRHDQVLDDVRDFADKLVGLSVLCGLIAGLGRAFLSTRRPSWRLPNISNEVATALKPFPPLTAALVFVFQTIEVLNSSASTSVGTTIFANGITALLIGITALCISFRTNRVRRKMILEGEQPEAKSTLVGLIQMAITLIGVAIMIALVIGYVTLARFLSYELIWMGIVFGSFYILSQLVVDGCESLFSTSNSSGKGIQRSLNIDERHLSQVAALLAAIGKTFLILAAAMALLNGTFGSSTPIELVQKAIEFWGGKGLESMNIVPAHVLNALITLVVGIYVLRSVKRWLEHDFLPKTTMDVGMRVSLITLFSNLGYVTVFLLALSIMGLQWNKLAWIVSALSVGIGFGLQEIVKNFISGLILLTERPVKVGDLVSISGIEGDIRRINVRATEIQLGDKSTVIVPNSQLISQNVRNATMGNAQGVATITLTFPLDIDPEQVRDLLLEVYNENERILETPEPSVSFKDLTPAGIVLAVTGNVASPRQVSGAKSDLLFDILTRLRKEGVVLSTPQTMIVEQRNGNIVVKDPEA, from the coding sequence ATGTCGACGTTATTAACTTTTTTACGCTTCAGCCTCTGCCTGTTCGCCCTCACCCTGTTCTCTCCGGTGATGGCGCAGGCGGCTGACGATAACAGCCAGCAATCCGCCGACGCGCCCGTTAAGGTCAACGCGGCGGTTGAACTGCCGAAAATGCAGAAAGTGCTGGATAAAATTAAGCAGCAGGTTTCTGGCGAGAGCAACGACAGTAAACTCAGCGCCCTGAATGACATGGCGCTTGAGCTCTCGGGCGATGCCGATACCCTGATGCAGGGCATTATCCCGCAACGTGCCCAGCTTCAGGCCCAGCTGGATGTGCTGGGTCCGGCGCCCAAACCTGAAAGCGGCGTGAAAGAGACCTCAGAAGTCACCAGCAAACGCAAAAATCTGATCAACCAGAAAAGCAAAATGGACGATCAGGTCAGGCAGGCTGAGGCGATCAAAAGCGGTTCAATCAATCTTTCTGCCCAGATCATCAACCTGCGACGCGACGCGCTTAAAACCCAGCTGGCGCTGAATGCCGGCAGTATCTTCGGGCCGCGTTTCTGGGCACCGGTCTTCGATACCCAAAGCGATGACAGCGAAAAAGTCGGTGCCTTTGTGGATGAACTCAAGGACACCGCAGCGCTCTCCTGGGAGTCTGGCTGGCGCGTGGGCACTATCCTGTGGATTATATCGGCCATTCTGGTCGCCACGCTGGGCCGTCGCTATCTGGAAGAGTTCCTGGCCTGGGTCGGTATCCATCTGCTGCCGGAAGGGCGTCTGCGCCGTAGTTTCCTGGCGGCAGCTACCGCCGTGACCACCCTGGCGGCGGTGGTGGTGGCCTTTAACTTCCTGGATTTAGCCTTCACCCGGCATGACCAGGTGCTGGATGACGTGCGGGATTTCGCCGATAAACTGGTCGGGCTGAGCGTCCTGTGTGGCCTGATTGCCGGGTTGGGAAGGGCGTTTCTTTCCACCCGTCGTCCTTCCTGGCGCTTACCGAATATTTCTAATGAGGTGGCTACGGCATTAAAACCCTTCCCGCCCCTGACCGCGGCGCTGGTGTTTGTTTTCCAGACCATTGAAGTCCTCAACAGCAGCGCCAGCACTAGCGTTGGCACCACTATCTTCGCCAATGGCATCACCGCGTTGCTGATAGGCATCACCGCCCTGTGCATCAGTTTTCGTACCAACCGCGTTCGCCGCAAAATGATCCTGGAAGGGGAGCAGCCGGAAGCGAAATCCACCCTGGTAGGCCTGATCCAGATGGCTATCACGCTGATTGGCGTGGCGATTATGATCGCGCTGGTCATAGGTTACGTAACCCTTGCCCGCTTCCTGAGCTATGAACTGATCTGGATGGGCATCGTCTTTGGCTCCTTCTATATCCTCAGCCAGCTGGTTGTTGACGGTTGTGAAAGCCTGTTCTCTACCAGCAACAGCTCTGGCAAAGGCATCCAGCGTTCACTGAACATCGATGAGCGCCATCTGTCGCAGGTTGCCGCGCTGCTGGCGGCGATTGGTAAGACCTTCCTGATTCTGGCCGCCGCGATGGCGCTGTTAAACGGCACCTTCGGAAGCTCGACACCGATCGAACTGGTGCAGAAAGCGATCGAGTTCTGGGGCGGTAAAGGCCTGGAGTCGATGAACATCGTGCCGGCACATGTGCTGAACGCGCTGATTACCCTGGTGGTTGGCATCTACGTGCTGCGCTCGGTTAAGCGCTGGCTTGAGCATGACTTCCTGCCGAAAACCACTATGGATGTCGGCATGAGGGTGTCGCTGATCACCCTGTTCAGTAACCTCGGCTATGTGACGGTCTTCCTGCTGGCGTTGTCGATAATGGGGCTGCAGTGGAACAAACTGGCGTGGATCGTCAGTGCGTTGTCGGTGGGTATCGGTTTTGGTCTGCAGGAGATTGTGAAGAACTTTATCTCCGGCCTGATCCTGCTGACGGAGCGTCCGGTCAAAGTAGGGGATCTGGTGAGTATCAGTGGTATTGAGGGCGATATCCGCCGGATTAACGTGCGCGCCACTGAAATCCAGCTCGGTGACAAATCCACCGTTATTGTGCCGAACTCGCAGCTTATTTCACAGAACGTGCGTAACGCGACGATGGGAAATGCGCAGGGTGTGGCTACCATCACGCTGACTTTCCCGCTGGATATCGACCCTGAACAGGTTCGCGATCTGCTGCTGGAGGTCTATAACGAAAACGAACGTATTCTGGAAACGCCGGAGCCGTCGGTCTCGTTCAAAGATCTGACTCCGGCGGGTATCGTGCTGGCCGTGACCGGCAACGTTGCCAGCCCACGCCAGGTCTCAGGGGCGAAAAGCGATCTGCTGTTCGATATCCTGACCCGCCTGCGTAAAGAGGGTGTGGTGCTCTCCACGCCACAGACCATGATTGTCGAACAGCGTAACGGCAATATCGTGGTTAAGGATCCCGAGGCTTAA
- a CDS encoding SDR family oxidoreductase, translating to MRSPDNKVAIVTASDSGIGQACAVMLAEQGFDIGITWRSDDKGAQETAKQVRELGRRAEIERLDLADPQQGGESLQTLIARLGRVDVLVNNAGTNVKADFLETTFEDWRKVFSVDVDGAFVCGQIAARHMVTQGEGGRIINITSVHEHTPLPGSVAYTAAKHALGGLTKSMALSLMPHKILVNSVAPGAIATPMNEMSNEDAMTVSMPEIPAGRPGDTREIASMVAWLCSQWSTYTTGQSFVIDGGFTLANPQYFMQK from the coding sequence ATGCGTTCACCCGACAATAAAGTCGCTATTGTTACCGCTTCAGATTCCGGGATCGGGCAGGCCTGCGCCGTGATGCTGGCAGAGCAGGGGTTTGATATTGGCATTACCTGGCGTTCCGATGATAAAGGCGCGCAGGAGACGGCAAAGCAGGTCAGGGAGCTGGGCAGAAGAGCTGAAATTGAACGGCTGGATCTGGCGGATCCGCAGCAGGGCGGGGAGTCTCTGCAAACGCTGATTGCCAGGCTGGGAAGGGTAGACGTGTTGGTTAACAACGCCGGGACCAACGTCAAGGCGGATTTTCTGGAAACCACCTTTGAAGACTGGCGAAAAGTGTTCTCGGTAGATGTTGATGGCGCCTTTGTCTGCGGGCAGATTGCCGCACGCCATATGGTTACACAGGGGGAAGGGGGCAGAATTATCAATATCACCTCAGTCCATGAACATACGCCCCTGCCTGGTTCTGTAGCTTACACCGCCGCCAAACATGCGCTCGGCGGGCTGACCAAATCTATGGCGCTGAGCCTGATGCCGCACAAAATCCTGGTGAACTCGGTTGCACCCGGTGCCATTGCCACACCCATGAACGAGATGAGTAATGAAGATGCCATGACTGTCTCCATGCCGGAGATCCCGGCGGGGCGCCCTGGCGACACGCGTGAAATTGCCAGCATGGTCGCCTGGCTCTGCTCGCAGTGGTCAACCTATACCACCGGGCAATCCTTTGTGATTGACGGCGGGTTTACTCTGGCCAATCCGCAATATTTTATGCAGAAATAG
- a CDS encoding DedA family protein, with product MHMDVNSLISQYGYLALFIGCIAEGETFTLLGGIAAHEGLLHYGWVVLVAMAGGIVGDTALFFIGRHYGNTILKRFKKHQKQIAKANRLIRKRPVLFVIGVRFMYGLRIVGPIIIGASNLKPQKFMLLNIVGAILWATIFVSLGYLGGQVIAPWLHTVDRHLKQIFFVVLILALVWGVRIYLKRRSEKEKDESEAEGE from the coding sequence TTGCATATGGATGTAAACAGTCTGATTTCACAATACGGTTACCTGGCGCTGTTTATTGGCTGCATAGCCGAAGGGGAAACGTTCACGCTTCTGGGGGGGATCGCCGCCCATGAAGGGTTATTGCACTATGGCTGGGTCGTTCTGGTGGCGATGGCGGGTGGCATTGTGGGTGATACGGCGCTGTTTTTTATTGGCCGTCACTATGGCAACACCATTCTGAAACGCTTTAAAAAACACCAGAAGCAGATTGCGAAAGCCAACCGGCTGATCCGTAAACGGCCCGTGCTGTTTGTGATTGGCGTGAGATTTATGTACGGCCTGCGGATTGTCGGGCCCATTATCATTGGCGCGAGTAACCTCAAACCGCAAAAGTTTATGTTGTTGAATATCGTGGGCGCCATTCTCTGGGCCACGATTTTCGTTTCTCTGGGCTATTTGGGTGGCCAGGTGATTGCCCCCTGGCTGCACACGGTCGACCGCCATCTGAAACAGATTTTCTTTGTGGTGCTGATTCTGGCGCTGGTGTGGGGCGTGCGGATTTACCTGAAACGCCGCTCGGAAAAAGAGAAGGATGAATCTGAAGCCGAAGGGGAATAG
- the pbpG gene encoding D-alanyl-D-alanine endopeptidase: MPAKIRLSLLSLALLFTGQACLHQAVAAPRLADVAPIVQPQIASGSAMIVDLNTNKILFASHPDLVRPMASITKLMTVMVTLDAHLPMDEMLNVDISHTPEMRGVYSRVRLNSEISRKNMMLLALMSSENRAAASLAHHYPGGYDAFIRAMNAKARALGMSHTHYVEPTGLSTQNVSTARDLTKLLIATKSYPLIGELSTTHEDMAVFKSPNYTLPFRNTNHLVYRPDWNIQLTKTGFTNEAGHCLVMRTTIKQRQVALVVMDAFGKYTHFADANRLRSWIETGKISPVPAAALSYKKQKAAEMASTGSTTEIVE, encoded by the coding sequence ATGCCCGCAAAAATTCGCTTGTCTCTTCTGAGTTTGGCTTTGCTTTTCACTGGTCAGGCCTGCCTGCATCAGGCTGTTGCCGCTCCGCGTCTGGCGGATGTTGCCCCTATCGTTCAGCCGCAGATCGCTTCCGGCAGCGCGATGATTGTCGATCTGAATACCAATAAAATCCTCTTCGCCAGTCATCCGGACCTGGTGCGCCCTATGGCCTCCATTACCAAACTGATGACGGTGATGGTGACGCTGGATGCGCACCTGCCAATGGATGAGATGTTGAATGTGGATATCAGCCATACGCCGGAGATGCGTGGCGTCTATTCCCGCGTGCGTCTGAACAGTGAAATCAGCCGCAAAAATATGATGCTGCTGGCCTTAATGTCTTCCGAAAACCGGGCGGCCGCCAGCCTGGCGCACCACTATCCGGGAGGCTACGATGCGTTTATCCGCGCGATGAATGCCAAAGCGCGGGCGCTGGGCATGAGCCATACCCACTATGTTGAGCCCACGGGATTATCGACGCAAAACGTCTCCACGGCGCGCGATCTGACGAAACTGCTGATTGCCACCAAAAGCTATCCGCTGATCGGCGAGTTGAGCACCACGCATGAAGATATGGCGGTGTTTAAAAGCCCGAACTACACGCTGCCTTTCCGCAACACTAACCATCTGGTTTACCGGCCTGACTGGAACATCCAGCTAACCAAAACCGGCTTCACCAATGAAGCAGGGCATTGCCTGGTGATGCGCACGACGATCAAACAGCGTCAGGTCGCTCTGGTCGTTATGGATGCCTTTGGCAAGTACACCCATTTTGCCGATGCCAATCGTCTGCGTAGCTGGATTGAAACCGGTAAAATCTCGCCGGTCCCGGCAGCGGCGCTGAGCTATAAAAAGCAGAAAGCGGCTGAGATGGCCAGCACCGGCAGTACCACCGAAATCGTTGAGTAA
- a CDS encoding Yip1 family protein: MNHVWGLLAHPDREMRNIKQENETVSHHYTHHVLLMALIPVLSAFIGTTQIGWDLGAEHNIALTLMNALGLAVLFYALILGGVAVMGRVIHWMARNYPQRPSLQRCTVFAGYVATPLFLSGLVALYPLVWLCVLTGTLALVYTGYLLYLGIPLFLNIDREESLRFSGSTLAIGVLVLEVLLAMTVVLWGYGYRLF, encoded by the coding sequence ATGAACCATGTCTGGGGACTTCTTGCGCATCCTGATCGCGAGATGCGTAATATCAAGCAGGAAAACGAAACGGTTTCCCATCATTACACTCACCATGTCTTACTGATGGCATTGATCCCGGTACTCAGTGCCTTTATCGGCACCACGCAAATAGGCTGGGATTTAGGCGCTGAGCATAATATCGCTCTGACGCTGATGAATGCCCTGGGGCTGGCTGTTCTGTTCTATGCGCTGATCCTGGGCGGAGTGGCCGTGATGGGGCGGGTCATTCACTGGATGGCGCGCAATTATCCTCAACGTCCTTCACTGCAACGCTGTACGGTGTTTGCAGGTTACGTAGCTACACCGCTGTTTCTCAGTGGGCTGGTGGCGCTCTATCCACTGGTCTGGTTGTGCGTACTGACAGGGACTCTGGCGCTGGTTTATACCGGCTATCTGCTCTATCTCGGCATTCCTCTGTTCCTGAATATCGACCGGGAAGAGAGCCTGCGCTTCTCCGGCTCAACCCTTGCTATCGGGGTGCTGGTGCTGGAAGTTCTGCTGGCCATGACCGTCGTGCTCTGGGGCTACGGATACCGACTTTTCTGA
- the dld gene encoding D-lactate dehydrogenase: MHNSTPTGSQKLVTELQRIVGRAHLLTEPQQTARYRTGFRSGQGDALAVVFPGTLVEQWRILQACVAADAIVLMQAANTGLTEGSTPNGNDYDREIVIISTLRMDKIQLIDQGKQVLAFPGSTLYQLEKILKPLGREPHSVIGSSCIGASVLGGVCNNSGGSLIKRGPAYSEMALYAQVDAHGKLTLVNHLGIDLGTTPEQILGRLDDETWQQNQVKYDQRLASDHEYADRVREVEADTPSRFNADARRLFEASGCAGKLAVFAVRLDTFVSEKEQQVFYLGTNDPGVLDELRRHMLSAFTHLPVAGEYLHRDIFDIAEVYGKDTFVMIDKLGTDKMPLFFTLKGRADALFSNAAFLKPNLSDRLLQKFSKVLPSHLPKRLKQYRDRFEHHLMIKMSGEGIAEARDYLTGYFQQAEGEFFECTPEEGSKAFLHRFAAAGAAVRYQAVHHDEVEDILALDIALRRNDRDWFERLPAEFDDALVHRLYYGHFFCHVFHQDYIVKKGVDVHQLKEKMLAILADRGAEYPAEHNVGHLYQAKPQLKAFYQQLDPTNSFNPGIGKTTKAKHWGESGVPQARTGDTPQAIKPRDP, translated from the coding sequence ATGCACAACTCTACCCCTACAGGTAGCCAGAAGCTGGTTACCGAACTGCAACGCATTGTTGGCCGCGCCCATCTGCTTACCGAGCCTCAGCAAACGGCGCGATATCGCACAGGGTTCCGCTCCGGTCAGGGCGATGCGCTGGCCGTGGTTTTTCCCGGCACTCTGGTTGAACAGTGGCGGATCCTGCAAGCCTGCGTGGCGGCCGACGCTATCGTGCTGATGCAGGCAGCCAACACCGGCCTGACTGAAGGTTCCACGCCCAACGGCAACGATTACGACCGGGAGATCGTGATAATCAGCACGCTGCGGATGGATAAAATTCAGCTGATCGATCAGGGCAAGCAGGTGCTGGCTTTCCCCGGCAGCACCCTTTATCAGCTGGAGAAAATCCTTAAGCCGCTGGGACGTGAACCCCACTCGGTGATTGGCTCATCCTGTATTGGCGCCTCGGTGCTGGGCGGCGTCTGCAACAATTCCGGGGGGTCGCTGATTAAACGCGGGCCAGCCTACAGCGAGATGGCGCTGTATGCGCAGGTGGATGCCCACGGCAAGCTGACGCTGGTTAACCATCTGGGGATAGATTTGGGCACCACGCCGGAGCAAATCCTGGGCCGTCTGGATGATGAAACCTGGCAGCAGAATCAGGTGAAATATGACCAGCGTCTGGCCTCCGATCATGAGTATGCTGACCGCGTGCGTGAGGTTGAAGCCGACACCCCTTCCCGTTTCAATGCTGATGCGCGTCGGTTATTCGAAGCCTCTGGCTGTGCCGGTAAGCTGGCGGTATTTGCGGTGCGCCTCGACACTTTTGTCAGTGAAAAAGAGCAGCAGGTATTTTATCTCGGCACTAACGATCCCGGCGTGCTGGATGAATTACGTCGTCATATGCTCAGCGCTTTTACCCATTTACCGGTGGCCGGTGAATATCTGCACCGGGACATTTTTGATATTGCAGAAGTCTACGGAAAAGACACCTTTGTGATGATTGACAAGCTGGGCACTGACAAAATGCCCTTGTTTTTCACGCTTAAAGGCCGGGCTGATGCGCTGTTCAGCAATGCCGCGTTCCTGAAGCCCAACCTCAGCGATCGGCTGCTGCAAAAATTCAGCAAGGTGCTGCCTTCCCATCTGCCAAAACGCCTCAAGCAGTACCGCGACCGTTTTGAACACCATCTGATGATTAAAATGTCTGGCGAAGGCATTGCCGAAGCCCGCGACTACCTGACCGGCTATTTCCAGCAGGCGGAAGGCGAGTTTTTCGAGTGTACGCCGGAAGAAGGCAGTAAAGCCTTCCTGCACCGTTTTGCCGCAGCGGGTGCCGCGGTGCGTTATCAGGCTGTGCATCATGATGAGGTCGAGGATATTCTGGCGCTGGATATCGCTCTGCGCCGCAATGACCGCGACTGGTTTGAGCGGCTGCCGGCTGAATTTGATGATGCGCTGGTGCACCGGCTCTACTACGGGCACTTTTTCTGCCACGTATTCCATCAGGATTACATTGTGAAAAAGGGGGTGGACGTGCATCAACTAAAAGAGAAGATGCTGGCGATTCTCGCCGATCGGGGAGCGGAATATCCGGCGGAACATAACGTCGGCCACCTTTACCAGGCCAAACCGCAGTTAAAAGCCTTCTACCAGCAGCTCGATCCAACCAACAGTTTCAATCCGGGGATAGGTAAAACGACCAAAGCGAAACACTGGGGAGAAAGCGGTGTGCCACAGGCCAGGACCGGCGACACACCGCAGGCGATTAAGCCTCGGGATCCTTAA